The window GATAAAATTGGCGGTGCCCACCTGTATTGCTGTTGCACCGGCCAGCATCATCTCAATTGCATCCTCCCCGTTCATGACACCGCCACAGCCAATGATAGGCAGCCTGCAAACCTTGTAAACCTGATGTATCAACCGGACAACAAGCGGCTTGATTGCCGGGCCTGATATGCCGCCAATCATATTGCCTATTTTCGGCTTCCTTGTATGGACGTCAATTGCCATGGCAACAAACGTATTTGCAACAGTAAGGGCATCCGCCCCGCCTTCTTCAGCAGCCTTGGCGATACGTCCAATATCGGTCACGTTCGGGGACAGCTTGGCAATGACAGGTTTGTCGGTCACCTGACGGACCGCTTTGACAAGCTCGTGGGTTATCGTTTCATCCATCCCGAAGGCAACCCCGTTATTTTTTAAATTGGGGCAGGAGATATTGAGTTCAAGTGCGGCTACTTCCTCCATGGCCGAAAGCGTACCACTCATTTCGGCAAATTCCTCAATGCTGTCGGCCGAGATGCTCGAAATCAGTGGACTTTTAAATTGCCCATAAAATGGGACCGCCACCTTTTGATAATAATCCAGCCCTTTGCTTTGAATGCCTATCGAATTAATCATTCCCCCGGTTGTTTCACAAATCCGTGGTGTCGGATTGCCTTTCCTCGGCGTTTTGGTTATGCTTTTCGGCAGCAGGGCGCCAAGCTGATTGAAATCAAGCACCCCTGCCATCTCTTCGCCAAAAGTTCCTGATGCCGGCATGATTGGATTTTTCAGCGTAAGGCTGCCAATTGAGACTTCCATATTCCTCATGAGAACACCACCTTTTTCAGTGGCAGTACCGGACCATCCTGGCAAAGGCGGATCGTCCGAATTTCATCGCCTTCTTTAATATCACAAACACAGGCAAAGCAAGCACCCATCGCACAGCCCATATTTTCTTCAAGAGCAATTTCCGAAAATAACATATATCGCTCAGCAAGCTCCCTCGTTAACAGGGCCAGCCTTTTGGAACCACAAGTATAAACAGCATCGATTTGCCGGGTACGAATGATTTCTTCGGCAAGCGTCCTCACGGCTGCCGGATCGCTGGAACCGTTCCCGTCATGAACAACAAACGTAATAACCCCAGCTTTATTAAGCTCTTTCTCTACTAAAATATCTTCCCGGGATCGGGCACTTAGAATTGAATAGCATGGAATCCCCGTTTCACCTGCCTTATAGGCAAGTGCTGAAAGAGTCGCAATCCCGACACCTCTTGCAATCAGCAGCAGGCCTTTGCTCCCGGCTCCGAGTGTAAACGTATTTCCGAGCGGCCCAAGAATGTCCAGGAGCTCGCCAGGTTTCCTCTCAGCCAATTTTTTCGTCCCCGCACCTTTAACCAAATAAAGAAATTCCAATATGTTATCCCTGTTATTAATTCGGTAGATGCTAAATGGCCTCCTCAGCAGCGGAGAATAATCATCCGTTGTCCTTATATGAAAAAATTGTCCTGGTTTAACATCAGCTACTGTCCAGTCAGGAATTCTGATTTTCATATGGCAATAACGGCGGCTAACATAATCATTCGATAGTATTTCTGCCTTAGTAAGCTTCATAGCTGGCCTCCAACTTCAAGTGAAGAGGATGATACTTTTGCGTAACAGAGCACCGCTTCCTCAAGAACATCGATCCCAAGCATGATGTCATCAAAGTCAGTATGCTCATTCGGATGGTGGCTAAGACCATCAACTGATGGAATAAAAACAAGGCCAACCGGCCCGAAACCAGTCATGTTCATGGCATCATGCCCCGCTCCGCTTTGCATCAACCGATAAGGAAGCTGTTTTTCTTCACATATCTTTGCAAGTTCCCCGCATATTTCTTCAGACAAAAGGACAGGTTCCTCAAGACTAATTTCTTTGCAATCTATACCAAGCTGCCTTTCCTTTTGTACCGTGGCCAGGGTTTCGTGTAAACGATCCAGCACCCGATGCCTGGACTCTAATGAGGAAGATCGGATATCAATTTTCATTTCGACTTCTCCCGGGATAACATTCATCGCTCCTGGATGGACAGCCAACACCCCGACTGTTGCAACAGTCCCAAAGTCTGCTTCCTTTTTTGCGGCCTTCTCCAGCTCAAGTGCGATTTCAGCAGCACCTAGAAGTGCATCTTGCCTCATATCCATTGGAGTCGTGCCCGAGTGAGAAGCTTTTCCCGAAATAGTCACAATAAATCTGGCTGGAGCAGCAATACCTGTTACAATCCCAATTTTCTTTTGTTCGGTTTCAAGGACAGGCCCCTGTTCTATATGCATTTCAAAGAATGCTTTAAAATTCTCCTTTTCCCTGTGTGCTTCATTGATGCTGTCAAAGTCAAGGGCGCAAAGGGAAAATGCTTTTTCAATTGTAATCCCGTCACGGTCCTTTAGAGTCCGGTATTTGCCTTTGTCTATGCGGCCAGCCATTGCTTTGCTTCCGAGAGTCGCAACACCAAATCTCGCTGACTCCTCACAGGCGAACGAAATTAATTCAATCGGATGTTCAGTTGTGATTCCCCGGTCATTAAGCCGGTTGATGATTTCCAGTCCCGCCGCGACTCCGACAACGCCATCATACTTGCCTCCGTCGTAAACCGAGTCTATATGGGAACCAATAACGACAGGCGGCAGTGTGTTATTTTTTCCATCCCTACGCGCAATCAGATTGCCGGCATTGTCCAATTTGACAGACATCCTTGCGTCCTTGCACATTCTCATCAAAGCATGTGTACAAGCCTGTTCTTCATTTGAATAGGCAATCCTGGTGATACCCTTTTGCCCTGAATTATACTGGTTAATTTTCGCGAGCAGTGTTTCATATCGTTTCCGTTTATCCATAGGAGTGCCCTCCCTTATTAGCCAGAGGCTATCGCAATATATCCTTTGCCACTTTCAATCTGTATCGTTGTACCAAACTCCGAAGAAAGCTCAGCAAGTTCATTCAAAATCCGTTCGCCATCCACTTCGTTTGCAAATGACGGCCTCCCTTTTCCAGCTCTGCTTTTTTCAAAACCAAGAGTGATGGGCAAGAGTTCTATCCCTGTAATTAAATCCTCTTCTATTGAAAAAGAAGCAATAACTGATTCAAACACCTTTCGATTGGCAGCAAGACCCCTCGTTCCTTTCTTGCTGCGGGCATCCATCCCGTCAGCCGTCGTATGGCGGGAATCAAGATCGTACAGCTGATAAAATTCAGCAGGCTGCTTTTCTACAGTATCATTTTGAAAAATAAAATCCCCCAAGCTGTAAAAAATCGGCCTGTTCCGATAAATCTCTATTCCCCGCAAAATATGAGGCCCGTGACCGATGATAGCGTGAGCTCCTTCGTCTATGCAAAACCTGCTGAATTCCTTTAAAAAACCAGCCGGTTTATCCTTATTGGTCCCTTTCATTTCATGGGCATGGAGACTGACAAACACGATATCCGCTTGCCTGGCTGCCTCCTTGATTGCCTTAGCAATCCTTTTCGCGTCTTCCTGGTCCATAAAGGTTTCGGTCCCCGGCTCACCTTCTTCAAAAAGAAGATTCCCAAATTGATAGGATCCGCTGTGGTCTTTCCAGAATCCTTCACTAACATTCAAATTCCTTGCAGCATTCACATCAGTGCTGGCATCGATTTGTTTTAGATTCTGCATGGTTTCGCTGCTAATTCTGTGTACTTGTTTATGTCCGAGCGGATTCACACCCGGCCTTCCAGGTACATCTGGCCTCTGCTCCCCTGCCTTGTGCCATTGGTCAAAAGAAGATGTTACTGAAATCAGCGCAACCCTTCCGTTTTTTGTTTCGAGGTATTTTGGCTGCCCTGCTTCAGCCAAATTCCTTCCAATTCCTGCGAATACCCAATCATCTTTTTCAAGCGCCTGAATTGTTGAAAGCAATCCGCCGTGCAGCCAATCAAGACTATGGTTGTTAGCACAGGCCAGCAAATTGAACCCCAACCATTTGAGGTCTTTTAAAACGTTCGGCCTGGCTGCTGCCCACGTACCTCCGCTTGTTGCTGACGGTGCCTGGTCAAAATTGTGCAGTACGACTTCAAAATTCGTAAACCTGACGTGACAGTCCAAAAGAAATTCCTTTATGTTGTTTAAATTTTCTTCGTCTCTCGGCAGCCTCTGGGTAATGAAGGAATCTCCCGTAACAGCTACTTTTATTGGTTCACTCATTTTCTTACTCCTTTTACAGTTTGATGGAGGTAAGCAAATGCATGGATTTTAAATGCTCACTTGCTTTTTGCGATACAGCTTTTAATTCTCGGATGATGGCATCCTCTTCCTGTTCTATATAGATGTTCTCTCCCACAACACTAATGCTCAACGATGTTTCCCTGTCTTCATGGAAAATAGGGACAGAAATCGCAGAAACGCCAACTTCCAACTCCTGCAGACAGAAAGCCACCCCTTGATCAAGGACCCTGCTTAGCTCATGTTTCAATGCTCCAATATCCGTCAATGTATGAGGAGTAATTGGCCTAATCGATTCCTTCGCAAGGCAGGAATCGATGATGTTTTGTTCTTTATAGGCCAGAATCGCTTTTGAAGCTGCAGTGCAATAAAAGGGCATCCGCTGGCCAACATGCACGAAAAACTTATTGCGCAAATCGGAAGGCTGGTGCGTATGGATACAATAGACCTGATCACCCTGGAATCTGCTTAAGTACGAATATAGGCCAGTTGCTCTAGAAACTTCCTCGCAATACTGCCCCATCAAACCAATGGGATCCTGTGAACGCAGGAAACGGCTTCCCCAAAACATCGCCTTAGGACCCATCATATAGTTTTTCGTGTGAAAATTTTGCGTCACGAGTTGGTGCTGGACCATGCTGGAAAGCATCCGGTGGATTGTACTTTTGCTGAGATTGGTTTCTCTTGACAGATCGCTGATGCCTATTCCATCAATCGGGTGTTCACTTATGCAATCCATAACCTCCGTAAAACGTTTTAACCACTCCATTATTCGTCTTCCTTTGTTCTGTAGTATCGTTCTGTTGTGCGGGACAACGTTCCATTTTTAAAAGAAGAATTTTCCCTGTCCTGATTTCAGACAGGGAAGGCCGTTATTAAGTAAGTTCCTTTCCTCTTGTTTCCGGAATTAAAAATATAAATGCGAGTGCAGATAAAACATAGATTCCCGAAATTAGACTAAGGGCATAGCTTAATGAATGATTCAAAGAGATATATCCGATAATGAATGGTGCAAAGCCCGCCACAGCTCTGCCGATATTAAAGATGATATTCTCAGCTGACGATCTGGCTTCGGTCGGATAATGTTCAGCAAGCAAGGCACCAAAACCGCCCATCATTCCATTTACGAAAAATCCAAGGATTCCGCCAAGTGCCAAGAGGACAGCCATTGACGATTGCTGGAAATAAATCCAGACAATGATTGCCGAAGCCACCAGGAATATCAGATACGAAGGCCTGCGGCCAATTCTGTCAGCCAAGTAGCCGAACACCATTATTCCAATGATCATTCCCGTAATCGTAATAACCGTCCACCATGTGGTTTTGTTGAACGTTACACCCATTTCAGTTGCGAGCATGGTAGGCATCCAGGTCATAATTCCATAAAAACCGAAGTTTTGGACACTGGTAGCAACGATTAAGCCGAGAGTAATTTTTGTTGTTTTGGCTGATGAAAACAAATGTCCGACGGAAACATTATTTTTGTTTTCATTTTTCATTTTTGTCCAAACTTCCGGTTCTTCGAGGTTACGGCGGGACCAGAATGCCAGGATTGCCGGGAGCACTCCTGCCACAAATACTCCCTGCCAGCCGAATTTAGGGGAAATGAAAAGGACAGCCAATGTTGCAAGGACGATACCAAACTGGAACCCGGTTGCAACAACTGCCGTAGCCCTGGCTCGATACTTCTTGTGCCATGCTTCACTGACAAGAGTCATTCCGATCCCGAACTCACCGCCGAGTCCAAGTCCGGCAAGGAACCTGAAAACAGCCAATGTTTCAAGATTTGGGGACAGAGCACATAAGCCGGTGAACACTGAAAAAATTAAAATAGTCCAGGTAAACACGCGGACGCGTCCATATTTATCTGCTAAGATACCAAAGACAATTCCGCCAAGCACAGAACCAAGCAGTGTGATCGTAGAAACACTGCCCGCCTGTGCAGCATTGATTCCAAAATAAGCAATAATAAGCGGCATCGTGAATGCAAGTATCATCATATCCAGACCATCCATTGCATAACCAATCGTCGAAGCCCAGAGCGTTTTCCACTGATAGCCAGTAATCTTACCCGGTTCAGTTTCAATATTCTTTTGAACAGCTGTCTCCATGATTTACCCCCTTGATTCATCCCTTCCAGATAGGAAAGTGAAATTTTCTTTGTTCCGGTGAACGGAACAACATTCCATTTTATAGCAATACTTAGGTAATGTTCGCGGTGTTGCCGGGTGTGTTGCAAAGCTTTTCCAGAGGCCGAAGGTGACGGGTTAAGTGCCTATGAATGTTTGGAGGCAATATAATTTAAGTTGTTCATATCTCCTTTTTAATCATATTCCCTCGAGCATTACAATTATGATTATTATAAATTTTCAAAATATTTTAGGCAAGTCCAATTTATAATTAATCAAAATTAAAGCCCTGTTTTTTTATAAAATTCTTTAAATGTACACGCCGTGGTTTACTTAAGTATTCAGCCATTTGTTTCGTCCACCCATCGGTGCGTAAACCATTTGTTCTTCTTGTGTAGTATTCAGACGAAATTTCTTCATAAGTGGCCAACCCTTCGAGAATATCTTCCTTCGGCTTATAGTGGTTATAATGAACAACCGCTCCTTTGGGAGTCCTTGGCTTTTGCCACGGTTCCTGGTCAGGGTAACCTAGGCACATCCCCATCATGGGAATAGTATATGGCGGAAGCCCTAACAGATTTTTTACCTCATCAGGATTATTGCGAATTCCCCCTATCATCACACCACCCAAACCGTAAGCCTTTGCAGCAATAAAGGTATTTTCGGCAGCAAGCGCAGTGTCAACCGCTGCGACCAATACGTTTTCAACCTCATTTATTTCAAATTTTGTATCCCACATTTCACACGTTAGGCTGAGACGATAAAAGTCCGCGCAAAACACTAAAAAAACAGGACAGGCCGCTACGTACTTTTGGTTCCCCGCTATTTCGGACAGTTTTTCCTTTTTATCCTGATCATCTACAACAATAATACTGTATGCCTGTACATTATGGGATGACGGAGCCCATTGGGCACAAGCAAGAATTTCCGTAAGAACATCTTCAGGAATCGGATCAGGTTTATATCTTCGGATGGATCGATGACTTTGGAGCAGATTTATCGTTTCATTTCGCAATGAAGCATCTCCTTTCAACTTTTTAGTGTAGATAGTTGCTGAATATTTTTAATAGTCGGCAAATTATATTATACAAATGTTTTAAACTAACGTAAATTCTAATGCAAGATTGATTTGCACTATTATTTCTACTGTAACAGCAAATAGGAATGTTTACCCATTTCCCTTAACCATGCTCAAAAGGTCATAAATATTTAAAACAAGTAAAGTACGCTTACTTGGAACCTTTGCAAACTAAGGTCTGTAAGCAACTTGAACTCGGAAAGGAATTTTTATCAGATATATTGTTTTGCAAACTATCAAGAAAAGGCCAGACTAATCTCTAGTCTGGCCTCTTCGATTGATTATTAAATAGAGTTGAGAATACGCCGTAATTGTTCACGCAACTCTGTATCTATATCCGATTCTTTGGCATTTTCCAAGTGTTTTAAGGCATCCTGTAAATGTTTGCTTGCTTCCTCCTGCCTTCCCATATCACGATGATGGATGGCTGAATTAAGTGAATTGATTAGCTGCTGACTGACTGAATTTGCGATATTGCCATAAACCGTTTCCCGTTCCACAAACTTGAAACCTGACTCTAGCGTGTCGGATACTTCAATTTTCATTAAATCTACTTTATTGACGTAATAGATATTTCCATCGTTGCCGATTGTCATTAGCTCAGTCACAGTGTTGGTCAACACCTCATGTTCCAGCGTAACAGGGTCAATTTCCGTTAAGTTACCAGCAAGATTTGTGTACATAAGACCATCCTCACTCCAGCGAATATGGATTGGTCTCCATCTTCCGTAATCCTTTACTTCAGGGAAGATGTTTTTGCTTTTCACAATTTCAAGCGTATCCGGATCCATTGCAAAAATTGCTCCGGCTGCTGCTGACCAAAGCAAACCGTCAGGACCAAGGCTCATCCCGCTAATCATTTTTGGCTGGACTGTGACACCTGGTATCTCCGGTACAAACTCAGTAATTTTCTCACCCTTTTCTATATCCCAAACGAATATCTTTGCAGCAGGCTCAGTTGGGTCAATTCCCAATCCACCCGCAACGGTTGTGGAGCCATATAGCTTGCCATTCACTTCTGCCAGCCCAGCGATGGCTTGATTATGGACAACATTTGGATATACAGCTGTGTCTTTTACATTGGCAGGATCCAGGACAGTTAAAGAGCCGCCAAGATACCCGTAGTCAGGAATTGTACCAATGAATAATTTATTTTGTGCAGCAGTCATAATAAATGGGCGGTCCTGATGAGGAATATCGTAAATCTGTTTAGGCGTTGAAGCTGGATTCGTAGTATCCATTTCAAAAATGGTAGCGCCAGTATAAACACCAAAATACATCTTATCACCAAGAGCTGCCATACCTTCTGCCTGCCCTAACGTGAAATTGCGGTTTACATTTGTTTCCGGATTATAAACGGCACCTTT is drawn from Bacillus sp. FJAT-18017 and contains these coding sequences:
- a CDS encoding dihydroorotate dehydrogenase, with protein sequence MRNMEVSIGSLTLKNPIMPASGTFGEEMAGVLDFNQLGALLPKSITKTPRKGNPTPRICETTGGMINSIGIQSKGLDYYQKVAVPFYGQFKSPLISSISADSIEEFAEMSGTLSAMEEVAALELNISCPNLKNNGVAFGMDETITHELVKAVRQVTDKPVIAKLSPNVTDIGRIAKAAEEGGADALTVANTFVAMAIDVHTRKPKIGNMIGGISGPAIKPLVVRLIHQVYKVCRLPIIGCGGVMNGEDAIEMMLAGATAIQVGTANFINPTVMLTILQEINEYMEKYDINSLKEIIGQVEGSEKHGVGSYH
- a CDS encoding dihydroorotate dehydrogenase electron transfer subunit — translated: MKLTKAEILSNDYVSRRYCHMKIRIPDWTVADVKPGQFFHIRTTDDYSPLLRRPFSIYRINNRDNILEFLYLVKGAGTKKLAERKPGELLDILGPLGNTFTLGAGSKGLLLIARGVGIATLSALAYKAGETGIPCYSILSARSREDILVEKELNKAGVITFVVHDGNGSSDPAAVRTLAEEIIRTRQIDAVYTCGSKRLALLTRELAERYMLFSEIALEENMGCAMGACFACVCDIKEGDEIRTIRLCQDGPVLPLKKVVFS
- a CDS encoding M20 family metallo-hydrolase, giving the protein MDKRKRYETLLAKINQYNSGQKGITRIAYSNEEQACTHALMRMCKDARMSVKLDNAGNLIARRDGKNNTLPPVVIGSHIDSVYDGGKYDGVVGVAAGLEIINRLNDRGITTEHPIELISFACEESARFGVATLGSKAMAGRIDKGKYRTLKDRDGITIEKAFSLCALDFDSINEAHREKENFKAFFEMHIEQGPVLETEQKKIGIVTGIAAPARFIVTISGKASHSGTTPMDMRQDALLGAAEIALELEKAAKKEADFGTVATVGVLAVHPGAMNVIPGEVEMKIDIRSSSLESRHRVLDRLHETLATVQKERQLGIDCKEISLEEPVLLSEEICGELAKICEEKQLPYRLMQSGAGHDAMNMTGFGPVGLVFIPSVDGLSHHPNEHTDFDDIMLGIDVLEEAVLCYAKVSSSSLEVGGQL
- a CDS encoding CapA family protein, translated to MSEPIKVAVTGDSFITQRLPRDEENLNNIKEFLLDCHVRFTNFEVVLHNFDQAPSATSGGTWAAARPNVLKDLKWLGFNLLACANNHSLDWLHGGLLSTIQALEKDDWVFAGIGRNLAEAGQPKYLETKNGRVALISVTSSFDQWHKAGEQRPDVPGRPGVNPLGHKQVHRISSETMQNLKQIDASTDVNAARNLNVSEGFWKDHSGSYQFGNLLFEEGEPGTETFMDQEDAKRIAKAIKEAARQADIVFVSLHAHEMKGTNKDKPAGFLKEFSRFCIDEGAHAIIGHGPHILRGIEIYRNRPIFYSLGDFIFQNDTVEKQPAEFYQLYDLDSRHTTADGMDARSKKGTRGLAANRKVFESVIASFSIEEDLITGIELLPITLGFEKSRAGKGRPSFANEVDGERILNELAELSSEFGTTIQIESGKGYIAIASG
- a CDS encoding IclR family transcriptional regulator, with the protein product MEWLKRFTEVMDCISEHPIDGIGISDLSRETNLSKSTIHRMLSSMVQHQLVTQNFHTKNYMMGPKAMFWGSRFLRSQDPIGLMGQYCEEVSRATGLYSYLSRFQGDQVYCIHTHQPSDLRNKFFVHVGQRMPFYCTAASKAILAYKEQNIIDSCLAKESIRPITPHTLTDIGALKHELSRVLDQGVAFCLQELEVGVSAISVPIFHEDRETSLSISVVGENIYIEQEEDAIIRELKAVSQKASEHLKSMHLLTSIKL
- a CDS encoding MFS transporter, with protein sequence METAVQKNIETEPGKITGYQWKTLWASTIGYAMDGLDMMILAFTMPLIIAYFGINAAQAGSVSTITLLGSVLGGIVFGILADKYGRVRVFTWTILIFSVFTGLCALSPNLETLAVFRFLAGLGLGGEFGIGMTLVSEAWHKKYRARATAVVATGFQFGIVLATLAVLFISPKFGWQGVFVAGVLPAILAFWSRRNLEEPEVWTKMKNENKNNVSVGHLFSSAKTTKITLGLIVATSVQNFGFYGIMTWMPTMLATEMGVTFNKTTWWTVITITGMIIGIMVFGYLADRIGRRPSYLIFLVASAIIVWIYFQQSSMAVLLALGGILGFFVNGMMGGFGALLAEHYPTEARSSAENIIFNIGRAVAGFAPFIIGYISLNHSLSYALSLISGIYVLSALAFIFLIPETRGKELT
- the nfsA gene encoding oxygen-insensitive NADPH nitroreductase, which translates into the protein MRNETINLLQSHRSIRRYKPDPIPEDVLTEILACAQWAPSSHNVQAYSIIVVDDQDKKEKLSEIAGNQKYVAACPVFLVFCADFYRLSLTCEMWDTKFEINEVENVLVAAVDTALAAENTFIAAKAYGLGGVMIGGIRNNPDEVKNLLGLPPYTIPMMGMCLGYPDQEPWQKPRTPKGAVVHYNHYKPKEDILEGLATYEEISSEYYTRRTNGLRTDGWTKQMAEYLSKPRRVHLKNFIKKQGFNFD